The following are from one region of the Sulfurimicrobium lacus genome:
- the ppdK gene encoding pyruvate, phosphate dikinase, translating into MSDGKKYIYAFEEGDGQNKMLLGGKGANLCEMTQIGLNVPPGFTITTEACLAYLEKNQLPDGLMDDIKVHMLALEQKTGKGFGSDKNPLLVSVRSGSAMSMPGMMDTILNLGLNPASLQGLIKQTANERFAWDAYRRFIQLFGEIALNISGEHFKERMQAIKRKHGAQLDVDLSAAHLQELANDFLSIVERHSGKPFPQDPYEQLEIAVGAVFRSWMGKRAVDYRKQFKITKELANGTAVNICTMVFGNMGNDSATGVGFTRNPGTGENVIYGEYLTNAQGEDVVAGIRTPRAIAEMEKEMPDIYRQLIVLHDRLESHYHEVQDFEFTIEKGTLYCLQTRNGKMNARAMVRSSVEMFHEGLISRERALLRVEPAVLEQLLVPQLSPSFHGKSLAQGLPASPGAASGKIVFDADTAEIRGRAGEKIILVREETRPEDIHGFFQAQGILTSRGGKTSHAAVVARGMGKPCVSGCEQIVINDLLRSAIIGDTTLHEGDIITIDGGTGHVYAGEVPTVEAEFSEEIATLLKWADDVARLKVMANADTPESAAKAREFGAMGIGLCRTERMFNGTDRLPIVQEMILAETPEQRQSALDRLLPIQRSDFKGIFKAMKGLPVTIRLLDPPMHEFLPTAAQLELEIAHLHQLKDTIDGLEELPDTLKLLNPKLYQQYADGLTKLMGGLTTFKASHLEDDVISKKEKILKKVRALAEVNPMLGHRGVRLGITYPEIYSMQIQAILEAAALCAREGIEIHPEIMVPQVATVEELTRIHSYVQRIHKIVELTHGINVRFKFGSMMEVVRACLRAGRMAETAEFFSFGTNDLTQATFSFSREDAENKFLPAYNETGILQDNPFEVLDIKGVGQLMKMAVDNGRKTRPELKVGICGEHGGHPGSIHFCHHIGLSYVSCSGPRVPIARLAAAQAKLLEEQYRTPS; encoded by the coding sequence ATGAGCGACGGCAAGAAATACATTTACGCATTCGAAGAAGGCGATGGCCAGAACAAGATGTTGCTGGGCGGGAAAGGCGCCAACCTCTGCGAGATGACCCAGATCGGCTTGAACGTCCCGCCAGGTTTTACCATCACCACCGAAGCCTGTCTTGCCTACCTGGAGAAAAACCAGCTCCCGGACGGGCTGATGGACGATATAAAGGTCCACATGTTGGCGCTGGAACAGAAAACCGGCAAAGGTTTCGGCAGCGACAAAAATCCCCTGCTGGTTTCGGTGCGCTCGGGTTCGGCGATGTCCATGCCCGGCATGATGGACACCATCCTCAACCTCGGCCTCAACCCGGCATCCCTGCAAGGCCTGATCAAGCAGACCGCCAACGAACGCTTTGCCTGGGACGCCTATCGCCGCTTCATCCAGCTGTTCGGCGAAATCGCGCTGAACATCAGCGGAGAACACTTCAAGGAGCGCATGCAGGCGATCAAGCGCAAACACGGCGCGCAACTGGACGTGGACCTGAGCGCCGCACATCTTCAGGAGCTGGCCAACGACTTCCTCTCCATCGTCGAGCGCCACAGCGGCAAGCCTTTCCCGCAGGACCCGTACGAACAGCTCGAAATCGCCGTGGGCGCGGTATTCCGCTCATGGATGGGCAAGCGCGCGGTGGATTATCGCAAGCAGTTCAAGATCACCAAGGAACTGGCCAACGGCACGGCCGTCAACATCTGCACCATGGTGTTCGGCAACATGGGCAACGACTCTGCCACCGGCGTGGGTTTCACGCGCAACCCCGGCACCGGCGAGAACGTGATCTACGGCGAATACCTCACCAACGCGCAGGGCGAGGACGTGGTGGCCGGCATTCGCACCCCACGGGCCATTGCAGAAATGGAAAAGGAAATGCCGGATATCTACCGCCAGCTGATCGTGCTGCACGACCGCCTGGAATCGCATTACCACGAGGTGCAGGACTTCGAGTTCACCATCGAGAAGGGCACGCTCTATTGCCTGCAAACCCGCAACGGCAAAATGAACGCCCGCGCCATGGTGCGCTCCTCGGTGGAAATGTTCCATGAGGGCCTGATTTCCAGGGAGCGCGCGCTGCTGCGCGTCGAACCGGCAGTGCTGGAGCAGTTGCTGGTGCCGCAACTCTCCCCCAGCTTTCACGGCAAGTCGCTGGCACAAGGCCTGCCCGCCTCGCCCGGCGCAGCTTCCGGCAAGATCGTGTTCGACGCCGACACGGCGGAAATTCGCGGCCGCGCAGGCGAAAAGATCATCCTGGTGCGCGAGGAAACCAGGCCGGAGGACATCCACGGCTTCTTCCAGGCACAGGGCATACTCACCAGCCGCGGCGGCAAGACTTCACACGCAGCCGTGGTGGCGCGCGGCATGGGCAAACCCTGTGTCTCGGGCTGTGAACAGATCGTGATCAACGACCTGTTGCGCAGCGCCATCATCGGCGACACCACGCTGCATGAAGGCGACATCATCACCATCGACGGCGGTACCGGCCATGTCTACGCCGGTGAAGTGCCAACCGTGGAAGCGGAATTCTCCGAGGAGATTGCCACCCTGCTGAAGTGGGCGGACGACGTGGCGCGCCTGAAAGTCATGGCCAACGCCGATACGCCGGAATCCGCCGCCAAGGCGCGCGAGTTCGGCGCCATGGGGATCGGACTGTGCCGCACCGAGCGCATGTTCAACGGCACCGACCGGCTGCCCATCGTGCAGGAAATGATCCTGGCGGAAACGCCGGAACAGCGCCAGTCCGCGCTGGACCGCCTGCTGCCGATCCAGCGTTCCGACTTCAAGGGCATTTTCAAGGCGATGAAGGGCCTGCCGGTGACGATTCGCCTGCTCGATCCGCCGATGCACGAATTCCTGCCCACCGCCGCGCAACTCGAGCTGGAAATCGCCCATCTGCACCAGCTGAAAGACACCATCGACGGCCTTGAGGAGTTGCCGGACACGCTGAAACTGCTCAATCCCAAGCTCTACCAGCAATATGCCGACGGCTTGACCAAGCTGATGGGCGGCTTGACCACCTTCAAGGCGTCGCACCTGGAAGATGATGTCATCAGCAAAAAGGAAAAAATCCTCAAAAAAGTGCGCGCGCTGGCGGAAGTCAACCCCATGCTGGGGCATCGCGGCGTGCGCCTCGGCATCACCTACCCCGAAATCTACTCGATGCAGATCCAGGCCATCCTCGAAGCGGCTGCCCTGTGCGCGCGGGAAGGCATCGAAATCCACCCTGAAATCATGGTGCCTCAGGTTGCCACGGTTGAGGAACTGACGCGCATCCACAGTTACGTGCAGCGCATCCACAAAATCGTCGAACTGACCCACGGCATCAACGTGAGATTCAAATTCGGTTCCATGATGGAAGTGGTGCGCGCCTGCCTGCGTGCCGGACGCATGGCGGAAACCGCCGAATTCTTCTCGTTCGGCACCAACGACCTGACCCAGGCAACCTTCTCCTTCAGCCGCGAGGACGCGGAAAACAAATTCCTGCCGGCCTACAACGAAACCGGCATCCTGCAGGACAACCCGTTCGAAGTGCTGGACATCAAGGGCGTCGGGCAACTGATGAAAATGGCGGTGGACAACGGACGCAAGACGCGCCCGGAACTGAAGGTGGGCATCTGCGGCGAACACGGCGGCCATCCTGGCTCGATCCATTTCTGCCACCACATCGGCTTGAGCTATGTCTCCTGTTCCGGTCCCCGCGTACCGATTGCCCGACTGGCCGCGGCGCAGGCCAAACTGCTGGAAGAACAGTACCGCACCCCAAGCTGA
- a CDS encoding protein-L-isoaspartate(D-aspartate) O-methyltransferase, whose translation MNVRLSGIGMTSQRTRQRMVDRLRSQGIRDEVVLAAMGSIPRHIFVDEALSSRAYEDTALPIGFGQTISNPSTVARMTEILRNGQDMGKVLEIGTGCGYQSAVLSKLSREVYTVERISPLLAKARKHLRETHCNNVRARHADGGIGIAEAAPFDGIIMTAASTHIPQALLQQLAVGGRLVMPIGTGEQQRLHLIERTPQEYLETVLEAVKFVPLLAGVV comes from the coding sequence ATGAACGTACGTCTCAGCGGTATCGGCATGACTTCGCAGCGTACCCGCCAGCGCATGGTGGATCGCCTGCGCAGTCAGGGAATCAGGGATGAAGTGGTCCTGGCGGCGATGGGTTCTATCCCACGCCATATTTTCGTGGACGAGGCCCTTTCCAGCCGCGCTTATGAAGACACCGCACTGCCCATCGGCTTCGGCCAGACGATTTCCAATCCCAGCACCGTGGCGCGCATGACGGAAATCCTGCGCAACGGCCAGGATATGGGCAAGGTGCTTGAAATCGGCACGGGCTGTGGCTATCAGTCCGCAGTGCTGTCGAAGCTGTCCAGGGAAGTTTATACCGTGGAACGGATTTCCCCGCTGCTTGCCAAGGCACGCAAGCATCTGCGCGAAACGCATTGCAACAACGTGCGTGCCCGCCATGCAGATGGCGGGATCGGCATTGCCGAAGCGGCACCGTTCGACGGCATCATCATGACCGCGGCTTCCACCCATATTCCCCAGGCATTGCTGCAGCAACTCGCGGTCGGCGGGCGCCTAGTGATGCCGATCGGCACGGGCGAACAGCAGCGCTTGCATCTCATCGAACGAACGCCGCAGGAGTACCTGGAAACCGTTCTGGAGGCGGTGAAGTTCGTGCCGCTGCTGGCGGGCGTGGTTTGA
- a CDS encoding EAL and HDOD domain-containing protein, producing MNHQVSQFKFSPTSPSSNHEMMTAELKAQEDIFLAQQPILDANQNIVAYELLFRSGDHGSCSVNDDMAASATVIINTFSHFGAEKVLGQRRGFINVNTSLLMSDMIELLPRDQVVLELLETVVPSEDVIQRCEQLKAMGFKLALDDFVYTPGFDPLCAMVDFIKLDLMAVDQAQLGAISNKLKRWPAQLLAEKVESMEQFNLCRDLGFSHFQGYYFARPTTLCSKKVDPSKLVLLRLLNQILGDCENAEIEQTFKQQPSLSFNLLRLVNSVAMGLRNPVSSLKQALVILGRSQLQRWIQLLIYTVSDDTSQSSPLLQLAASRGRLIEQLARSQQPGRSDFHDRAFMVGLLSLLDILLGVPMPEILEQLSINEEVKEALLDNGGRLGQLLVLAERLERGNFDAAGSILADVEIPLAVLTAAQLDTFRWVDGLSQAN from the coding sequence ATGAACCATCAAGTTTCCCAGTTCAAGTTCAGCCCCACCTCTCCCTCTTCAAACCATGAAATGATGACCGCCGAGCTCAAAGCCCAGGAAGATATTTTCCTGGCACAACAGCCGATTCTGGATGCGAACCAGAATATCGTTGCCTACGAGCTGCTATTCCGTTCGGGTGACCACGGTTCCTGCTCTGTCAACGACGACATGGCCGCCAGCGCCACGGTGATCATTAACACTTTCAGTCACTTCGGCGCAGAAAAAGTGCTCGGTCAGCGCCGTGGATTTATCAACGTCAATACCAGCCTGCTCATGAGCGACATGATCGAGTTGTTGCCGCGTGATCAAGTCGTCCTGGAGCTACTTGAAACGGTCGTTCCCAGCGAGGACGTAATCCAGCGCTGCGAGCAGCTCAAGGCCATGGGATTCAAACTGGCGCTCGACGATTTCGTCTACACACCAGGCTTCGACCCGCTGTGCGCCATGGTGGATTTCATCAAGCTCGACCTCATGGCAGTGGACCAGGCCCAACTCGGCGCCATCTCCAATAAGTTGAAGCGCTGGCCCGCGCAGCTGCTGGCGGAAAAAGTGGAGAGCATGGAACAGTTCAACCTGTGTCGGGATCTTGGCTTTTCCCATTTTCAGGGCTATTACTTCGCGCGCCCCACCACGCTTTGCAGCAAGAAAGTCGACCCTTCCAAGCTCGTGCTGTTGCGCTTGCTGAACCAGATTCTCGGCGACTGCGAAAACGCTGAAATAGAGCAGACTTTCAAACAACAGCCCAGTTTGAGCTTCAACCTGCTGCGCTTGGTCAATTCCGTGGCAATGGGGCTGAGAAACCCGGTCAGTTCCTTGAAACAGGCACTGGTGATACTGGGCCGAAGCCAGCTGCAGCGCTGGATACAACTCTTGATCTACACTGTCAGCGATGACACCAGCCAGTCCAGCCCTCTGCTGCAACTCGCCGCCAGTCGGGGACGACTGATAGAACAGCTCGCCAGATCACAACAGCCGGGACGCAGCGATTTTCACGACCGCGCTTTCATGGTGGGACTGCTTTCGCTGCTCGACATCCTGCTCGGCGTGCCAATGCCGGAAATTCTCGAGCAACTCAGCATCAACGAAGAGGTCAAGGAAGCGTTGCTGGACAATGGCGGGAGGCTGGGCCAACTGCTCGTCCTGGCGGAACGGCTGGAGCGCGGTAATTTTGACGCAGCGGGAAGCATCCTGGCCGACGTGGAAATTCCCCTGGCCGTGCTGACAGCCGCGCAACTGGATACATTCCGCTGGGTCGACGGCCTCAGCCAGGCGAACTGA
- the def gene encoding peptide deformylase, which translates to MPIKPVLRMGDSRLLSVAQPVKAFDAPELHALIADMRATMAALNGAGLAAPQIGVGLQVVIFGGFKSPRYPEAEEIPDTVLINPQLEFIGEAMEEDWEGCLSLPGMRGKVPRYKQLRYRGFDFAGKPIDRTVSDFHARVVQHECDHLLGILYPMRIRDMRLFGFTEVLFPDLQVVEE; encoded by the coding sequence GTGCCGATTAAGCCCGTGCTCAGGATGGGCGATTCGCGCCTGTTGTCGGTCGCGCAGCCGGTGAAGGCGTTCGATGCGCCCGAACTGCATGCCCTGATTGCGGATATGCGCGCCACCATGGCAGCGCTCAACGGTGCCGGGCTGGCCGCGCCGCAGATCGGGGTGGGCCTGCAGGTGGTGATTTTCGGCGGTTTCAAAAGCCCGCGCTATCCCGAGGCGGAAGAGATTCCCGACACCGTGCTGATCAATCCGCAACTGGAATTCATCGGCGAGGCGATGGAGGAGGACTGGGAAGGCTGCCTGTCCCTGCCGGGCATGCGCGGCAAGGTTCCGCGCTACAAGCAGTTGCGCTACCGGGGCTTCGATTTCGCGGGCAAGCCTATCGACCGCACGGTTTCGGATTTCCATGCCCGCGTGGTGCAGCACGAATGCGACCACCTGCTGGGCATTCTTTACCCGATGCGCATCCGCGACATGCGGCTGTTCGGCTTTACCGAAGTGCTGTTCCCGGACTTGCAGGTAGTGGAGGAGTAG
- a CDS encoding peptidoglycan DD-metalloendopeptidase family protein gives MMHRVAAFLLVLLMVTSGCSSTSRLAPVTDRMPAGKKTAGKMAASDWRPKTHTVQKGDTLYALALEYGFDYKELAEWNGIGAPYVIRIGQQLRLASAQSDTVSVTPLKPLAPVAESMAASEGSALNPSAQNQSGSLLKTQPKAGKVDYSAEAESLPPAIVPKPDAVVPKTHPPGEEKPSVVEEKKSAPSAGADDEDMEWAWPAKGKVIATFNEASNLKGMDIAGKIGQPVFASAAGKVVYSGSGLRGYGKLVIIKHNKTYLSAYAHNSQILVKEGQSVAKGQRIAEMGDSDTDRVKLHFEIRRLGKPVDPVKHLPESSG, from the coding sequence ATGATGCACAGAGTTGCCGCGTTTCTGCTTGTGCTGCTCATGGTAACGAGCGGCTGCAGTTCCACCTCGCGTCTTGCGCCGGTAACGGATCGCATGCCAGCAGGCAAGAAAACCGCTGGCAAGATGGCGGCATCGGACTGGCGTCCGAAAACGCATACCGTGCAAAAAGGCGATACCTTGTATGCCCTCGCTTTGGAATACGGCTTCGATTACAAGGAACTGGCGGAGTGGAATGGTATTGGCGCGCCCTATGTCATTCGTATCGGTCAGCAATTGCGACTCGCCTCTGCACAATCGGATACGGTGTCGGTCACACCGCTGAAACCCTTAGCTCCGGTTGCCGAAAGCATGGCAGCAAGCGAGGGTAGTGCGCTTAATCCGTCCGCGCAAAACCAGTCTGGCAGCCTATTGAAAACGCAACCCAAGGCCGGCAAGGTGGACTATTCTGCGGAAGCTGAATCATTGCCTCCTGCAATCGTGCCCAAGCCAGATGCAGTTGTGCCTAAAACGCACCCGCCCGGTGAGGAAAAGCCCAGCGTAGTCGAAGAAAAAAAATCCGCGCCATCTGCCGGTGCCGACGATGAAGACATGGAATGGGCGTGGCCGGCTAAGGGCAAGGTGATTGCAACGTTCAACGAGGCGAGCAATCTCAAGGGCATGGATATCGCCGGAAAAATTGGGCAGCCGGTGTTCGCGTCTGCAGCCGGTAAGGTGGTATACAGCGGCAGCGGTCTGCGCGGCTATGGCAAGCTGGTGATCATCAAGCACAATAAAACCTATCTCAGCGCCTACGCCCACAATAGTCAGATTCTGGTGAAAGAAGGGCAGAGCGTGGCGAAAGGGCAGCGCATCGCGGAAATGGGGGACAGCGATACCGACCGTGTGAAACTGCACTTCGAGATTCGGCGCTTGGGCAAGCCGGTTGATCCGGTCAAACACTTGCCCGAGAGCAGCGGCTGA
- the surE gene encoding 5'/3'-nucleotidase SurE, whose protein sequence is MRILLSNDDGYFAPGLAALAEALSGLAQITVVAPERDRSGASNSLTLDRPLILRQASTGFYYVNGTPTDCVHLAVTGMLDHLPDMVISGINHGANMGDDTIYSGTVAAATEGFLLGVPAIAVSLAGGHHGHFATAARVVKEMVERYQREPFAQPTLLNVNVPDVPYESLQGSAITRLGKRHKAEPVVKEQNPRGQTVYWVGAAGGAQDAGPGTDFEAVTRNVVSITPLQIDLTHFAQMDSIKNWLTS, encoded by the coding sequence ATGCGGATTTTGCTTAGCAACGATGATGGTTATTTTGCCCCCGGATTGGCGGCGCTGGCCGAGGCCCTTTCAGGCTTGGCACAAATCACGGTAGTCGCACCGGAGCGCGACCGCAGCGGCGCGAGTAATTCACTTACCCTTGACCGCCCCCTCATATTGCGCCAGGCCAGCACCGGTTTTTATTATGTCAACGGCACGCCGACCGATTGCGTGCATCTGGCGGTAACGGGGATGCTCGATCACCTGCCGGACATGGTGATTTCAGGCATCAATCACGGCGCCAACATGGGAGACGACACGATTTATTCCGGCACCGTGGCGGCGGCGACTGAAGGTTTCCTGCTTGGCGTTCCAGCCATCGCGGTGTCGCTTGCAGGTGGCCATCATGGTCATTTCGCGACCGCTGCCAGGGTGGTGAAAGAGATGGTGGAACGCTACCAGCGCGAGCCCTTTGCCCAGCCGACCCTGCTTAACGTCAATGTGCCGGACGTGCCCTATGAGTCGCTGCAGGGTAGTGCGATCACCCGACTCGGCAAGCGCCACAAGGCCGAGCCGGTGGTGAAAGAGCAAAACCCGCGCGGCCAGACCGTGTACTGGGTCGGTGCCGCGGGTGGAGCTCAGGACGCGGGCCCCGGGACCGATTTCGAGGCGGTAACTCGCAATGTGGTGTCGATAACGCCGCTGCAGATCGACCTGACCCACTTTGCCCAGATGGATTCAATCAAGAATTGGCTAACCTCATGA
- a CDS encoding hypoxanthine-guanine phosphoribosyltransferase, which translates to MLAAEKAWEIYKAADLVYSAQEVSDTVQRLAGEISAQLADKQPLVLGVMSGATVFAGQLLPLLAFPLDFDYVQVSRYGDAIRGGQMVWKVPPPANVKGRVVLVLDDILDEGITLAEIRASVLELGATACYSVVFAEKETGRKKPISADFVGLRVPNRYVFGFGMDVHGAWRNLPAIYALKDN; encoded by the coding sequence ATGCTGGCTGCAGAAAAAGCTTGGGAAATATATAAAGCGGCGGACCTGGTCTATTCCGCACAGGAGGTGTCCGACACCGTGCAGCGACTGGCCGGGGAGATATCGGCGCAACTGGCGGACAAGCAACCGCTGGTGCTGGGCGTGATGAGCGGTGCGACGGTGTTCGCCGGCCAGTTGTTGCCGTTGCTGGCGTTTCCGCTGGATTTCGATTATGTCCAGGTGTCGCGCTATGGGGATGCCATCCGCGGCGGACAAATGGTGTGGAAAGTGCCGCCCCCGGCGAATGTCAAAGGGCGGGTGGTACTGGTGCTGGACGATATTCTGGACGAAGGGATCACGCTGGCAGAAATTCGTGCCAGCGTGCTGGAACTGGGTGCAACGGCCTGTTACAGCGTTGTTTTTGCCGAGAAAGAAACCGGACGCAAGAAGCCGATTAGCGCCGATTTTGTCGGTTTGCGCGTACCCAACCGCTATGTGTTCGGTTTCGGTATGGATGTTCACGGTGCGTGGCGAAATTTGCCCGCGATTTATGCTTTGAAGGATAACTAA
- a CDS encoding S-methyl-5'-thioinosine phosphorylase, with amino-acid sequence MLGIIGGSGLTQMSDLQDVRRKVVRTPFGDPSGALTFGRINGHEVVFLARHGHGHTIPPHEVNYRANLWALHSQGVKDVLSIATVGGIHADLPPGTIAIPDQIIDYTWGRKTTYHDCSALCGSRSVVHIDFTWPYCEDMRQLCIKACQDAGEKYIGSGVYAAVQGPRLETAAEINRLERDGATMVGMTGMPEASLAREIGLCYAALTVSANYAAGRGSSKDVIPYEEVEAVLKVAMQRVYGVIEHLVALRAD; translated from the coding sequence ATGCTCGGAATTATCGGTGGTAGCGGTCTGACGCAGATGTCGGATCTCCAGGACGTCCGCCGCAAGGTGGTGCGAACGCCTTTTGGCGACCCTTCAGGCGCCCTGACCTTTGGCAGGATCAACGGACATGAAGTGGTATTCCTGGCGCGTCACGGCCATGGCCATACCATTCCCCCTCATGAAGTGAATTACCGCGCCAATCTCTGGGCGCTGCATTCCCAGGGCGTGAAAGACGTGCTTTCCATTGCCACGGTGGGCGGCATTCACGCCGATCTCCCGCCGGGCACCATTGCCATCCCGGATCAGATCATCGATTACACCTGGGGACGCAAGACGACTTATCACGACTGTTCGGCGCTGTGCGGCTCGAGATCGGTCGTGCATATCGATTTTACCTGGCCTTATTGCGAGGACATGCGCCAGTTGTGCATAAAAGCTTGCCAGGATGCGGGCGAAAAATACATCGGCAGCGGTGTTTATGCCGCGGTACAGGGGCCGCGCCTGGAAACGGCGGCAGAGATCAACCGTCTGGAGCGCGACGGCGCCACCATGGTGGGCATGACCGGTATGCCTGAAGCGTCGCTGGCCAGGGAGATCGGCCTGTGCTACGCGGCGCTCACCGTGTCGGCCAACTATGCCGCCGGGCGCGGTTCCAGCAAGGATGTCATTCCTTACGAGGAAGTGGAGGCGGTGCTGAAGGTGGCAATGCAGCGCGTTTACGGCGTGATCGAACACTTGGTGGCGCTGCGTGCCGATTAA